A single window of Pseudarthrobacter defluvii DNA harbors:
- a CDS encoding alpha/beta hydrolase has protein sequence MESTTTALQILRGVEFARVQNAEPLLLDLYLPAEDAEGPEQGSRPAVIHFHGGGWRTGERSSLGPVVDGFGLTPIERLVHAGFVVASADYRLTGVATFPAQLLDAKAAVRWLRTHAADYGVDPQRIFAWGDSAGGHLASLLGLTAGAADFAGPVGGQGSEVDDQVAGVVAWYPPTDLLRMGEQARPDAVVRADDPGSRESLLIGAQPADAPDKARAASPLTYVHADAPPFLLIHGTADRFVPVAQSTGLAEALEGAGAAVELLLLEDADHMWATPDGSSAAAEQATAATIDFFRRQADQH, from the coding sequence GGGGGGTCGAGTTCGCCAGGGTACAGAACGCGGAGCCACTGCTGCTGGACCTCTACCTTCCCGCGGAGGACGCCGAAGGTCCGGAGCAGGGGAGCAGGCCTGCCGTCATCCACTTCCATGGAGGCGGCTGGCGAACGGGGGAGAGGTCGTCCCTGGGACCCGTGGTGGACGGCTTCGGCCTCACCCCCATCGAGCGGCTTGTTCATGCCGGCTTTGTGGTGGCCTCCGCCGACTACCGGCTCACGGGCGTGGCCACCTTCCCGGCCCAACTGCTGGACGCCAAGGCAGCAGTCCGCTGGCTCCGGACCCACGCTGCCGACTACGGCGTGGACCCGCAGCGGATTTTCGCGTGGGGAGACTCAGCCGGCGGACACCTCGCCTCCCTCCTGGGCCTGACGGCTGGAGCAGCGGATTTTGCAGGCCCAGTCGGCGGTCAGGGCAGTGAGGTCGACGACCAGGTTGCCGGCGTCGTGGCCTGGTACCCGCCCACGGACCTGCTCCGCATGGGCGAACAGGCCCGGCCGGACGCCGTGGTGCGCGCAGATGATCCCGGTTCCCGCGAATCCCTGCTGATCGGCGCGCAGCCGGCGGACGCACCGGACAAGGCCAGGGCCGCGAGCCCCCTCACCTACGTACACGCGGACGCGCCGCCCTTCCTCCTCATCCACGGAACAGCGGACCGCTTCGTCCCCGTGGCCCAGTCCACCGGCCTCGCCGAAGCGCTGGAAGGCGCCGGAGCCGCCGTCGAACTTCTCCTGCTGGAGGACGCGGACCACATGTGGGCCACACCTGACGGCAGCAGCGCCGCCGCGGAGCAGGCAACCGCTGCCACCATCGACTTCTTCCGCCGCCAAGCGGATCAGCACTGA